From one Mytilus edulis chromosome 1, xbMytEdul2.2, whole genome shotgun sequence genomic stretch:
- the LOC139505373 gene encoding E3 ubiquitin-protein ligase TRIM71-like yields the protein MASSKPIPCGPCQEGKVNTKADIWCYNCDEGLCSTCSGHHKRSKGTRDHKTIDIKSYKPSTQAITTECDKHGQQLNLYCPSHLMPCCDECISTSHSKCTGIKSLAGVVEKTKIEKSKESVEKEIYSILHVLDKMVNNKSINIQTGEQQCENIKKSFHKIREKINKHLDDLEKKLCQETDNLWDQETSTARDFITEIEKKKINVQRMQEHLLSVTTQSSKLQSFLGVHQIEQQIHQCQQYVEDLENDDRAKEFCIKMTKKDEIKNILQLLGSLKSIGEVTVVKTETDLNRETSVRRKAQVQSRVQSNINNMTMNIETKIEINMEKLISYMICLMDWRVIVVEMDGKVNLLTSDGKLQKQLHKPGGAWSVTQINQNTIALTYPDEKAIKIFNIENDTVTKVITLDKECWGLSFSNNSLAVGLINDEIRIIDLEGNTLKSIQAESESDLEYLVYCNDRVIYSDPDGKAVYCYDESGKQIWKYTQDLEGPRGLCTDTYGNIIVADFESDRIVVISKDGKESKVLFSEEDELEYPKYICFKHNESSGFICDNYGSYLAKFNLVDR from the coding sequence ATGGCATCCAGTAAACCTATACCATGTGGACCTTGTCAAGAAGGAAAAGTCAACACTAAAGCTGACATCTGGTGTTACAACTGTGATGAAGGATTATGTTCAACATGTTCTGGTCATCATAAAAGATCAAAAGGAACACGTGATCATAAAACTATTGATATCAAAAGTTATAAACCCTCAACCCAAGCTATCACTACAGAATGTGACAAACATGGCCAACAGCTTAACTTGTACTGTCCCAGTCATTTAATGCCTTGCTGTGATGAATGTATTTCCACTAGTCATTCGAAATGTACTGGAATAAAAAGTTTAGCTGGTGTtgtggagaaaacaaaaattgaaaaatccaAAGAATCTGTAGAGAAAGAAATCTATTCTATCTTACATGTTTTGGATAAAATGGTTAATAATAAATCAATAAACATTCAAACTGGAGAACAACAATGTGAAAACATAAAGAAATCATTCCACAAAATTCGggagaaaataaataaacatttagatGACCTTGAGAAAAAGTTATGTCAAGAAACAGACAACCTCTGGGATCAAGAAACATCAACAGCAAGAGATTTTATaactgaaattgaaaagaaaaagataaatgtACAGAGAATGCAAGAGCATTTACTTAGTGTTACAACACAAAGTTCAAAACTCCAATCATTTCTAGGTGTACATCAGATCGAACAACAAATACATCAATGTCAACAATATGTCGAAGATCTAGAAAACGATGACCGGGCTAAAGAATTTTGtatcaaaatgaccaaaaaagaTGAGATAAAAAACATACTACAGCTGTTAGGATCATTAAAATCCATAGGAGAAGTAACGGTTGTTAAAACAGAAACAGACTTGAATAGAGAAACAAGTGTGAGAAGGAAGGCACAAGTACAGTCAAGAGTACAATCCAACATAAACAACATGACAATGAATATAGAGacaaagatagagataaacatgGAGAAGTTGATTAGTTACATGATTTGTCTGATGGATTGGAGAGTTATAGTAGTGGAAATGGATGGTAAAGTTAACCTACTGACTTCTGATGGTAAACTACAGAAACAATTACATAAACCTGGTGGAGCCTGGAGTGTTACACAGATCAACCAGAACACTATAGCCCTAACTTATCCTGATGAGAAAGCCATTAAGATCTTCAATATAGAGAATGACACAGTTACCAAAGTCATCACATTAGACAAAGAATGCTGGGGATTATCATTCTCTAATAATTCACTGGCTGTAGGTTTGATTAATGATGAAATCCGTATTATAGACTTGGAAGGAAATACACTGAAGTCAATACAAGCTGAGAGTGAATCAGACCTGGAGTACCTTGTTTATTGTAATGACAGAGTAATCTATAGTGACCCTGATGGTAAAGCAGTATACTGTTATGATGAATCGGGTAAACAGATCTGGAAATATACACAGGATTTAGAAGGACCAAGAGGACTTTGTACAGATACTTATGGTAACATTATCGTAGCAGACTTTGAATCTGATAGAATAGTAGTAATATCAAAAGATGGAAAGGAAAGTAAAGTACTGTTTAGTGAAGAGGATGAACTGGAGTATCCTAAGTATATTTGTTTCAAACATAATGAGTCATCAGGTTTTATTTGTGATAATTATGGCTCATACTTGGCAAAATTCAATTTAGTTGATAGATAA